DNA sequence from the Enterobacteriaceae endosymbiont of Donacia cincticornis genome:
TATAAATTATTTAATTTTTATCCATATATTTAATTTTATTTTTTTTTTAAAAAATTTTTCTATATTTTTTTCAGATCTATTTTTAATTAACTTTATATTATGAGAATTTTTACCTATTATTATTTTTTTATGATTTATTTTTTTTACTAAAAATAAAATATTTATTTTATTTAATAAAATTTTAGAGAAAATTACTTTAATTTTAACTAAATATGGTATTTCTTTATGAATAAATTTTATAATATTTTCTCTTATAATTTCTTTAATAATTACTTGATCTGTTTGATTTGTAATATAATTTTTAGAATAAAAATGTTTTTTTTTAGGTAAATTATTATAAATAATACGATAAATATCATTTGTATATAATTTATATTTAGCTGAAATAATAAATAAATGGAAAATATTTATTTTCTTTTTAAGAAAATTAATATATGGTAATAGTATATTTTTATTTTTAATTTGATCAATTTTATTAATAATTAATATTATTGGTATATTAATTTTAGAAAGAATTTTAGTAAAATTATCTTCTATATAATTCCATTTATTTTTATCTAAAATAAATAATATAAAATCATATTTATTATTTTTTAATAATTTTAAAATTTTATTTTTATAAAATATATTTCCAGGAGTATCAATAAATTCTATTTGATAAATATCATTATTATAAACTCCTATAATATTATTATTTGTAGTATTTCTTTTATGAGAAACTATGGATATTTTTTTTTTTACTAAAAAATTTAACAGAGTAGATTTACCAGCATTAGTTCTACCTATTAGTAGAACACTACCATAATATGATGATATAATTTTCACATAAATAACCTTTTATATTATAAAAATCATTCTAATCCAAGTTTTCTTAATGCTTTTTCAGCAGCTGATTGTTCTGCTTTACGACGACTAGAACCTATACCTGTAATTATTTTTGATATACCACTAATTTTACATTGTATTGTGAATTTTTGATTATGTACTTCTCCATTTATTTGTAAAATAAAATAATATGGTAAAGGAAGATGTGATCTTTGTAAATATTCTTGTAATCTTGTTTTAGGATCTTTTTGGTTATTACCAGGTAAAATTTTTTTTAATCTAAATTGATACCAAACTAAAATAATTTTTTCTACTACTTTAATATTACTATCTAAACATATACTTCCTATTAATGCTTCCATCGTATCTGCTAAAATAGATTCTCTATTATATCCTCCATTTTTATATTCTCCTGGTCCTAAAAACAAATATTCACCTAATTTAAATTCTCTTGCAATATTTGCTAGAGTATTACCTTTAACTAAAGAAGCACGCATACGACTCATATTACCTTCATTTACATCAGGAAATTTATTATATAATGCTTTAGCTATTATATAGCTTAATATAGAATCACCTAAAAATTCTAATCTTTCATTATGTTTACTACTTGCACTTCTATGTGTTAAAGCTTGATATAATAAATCTTGATGATTAAAAATATAACCTAATTTTTTTTGTAATTGATTAATCATAATAAAATTTATTTAATTGTATTCTAATCTAAAATTAGATAAAAATTTTTTTTAAAA
Encoded proteins:
- the rnc gene encoding ribonuclease III, with protein sequence MNFIMINQLQKKLGYIFNHQDLLYQALTHRSASSKHNERLEFLGDSILSYIIAKALYNKFPDVNEGNMSRMRASLVKGNTLANIAREFKLGEYLFLGPGEYKNGGYNRESILADTMEALIGSICLDSNIKVVEKIILVWYQFRLKKILPGNNQKDPKTRLQEYLQRSHLPLPYYFILQINGEVHNQKFTIQCKISGISKIITGIGSSRRKAEQSAAEKALRKLGLE
- the era gene encoding GTPase Era — protein: MKIISSYYGSVLLIGRTNAGKSTLLNFLVKKKISIVSHKRNTTNNNIIGVYNNDIYQIEFIDTPGNIFYKNKILKLLKNNKYDFILFILDKNKWNYIEDNFTKILSKINIPIILIINKIDQIKNKNILLPYINFLKKKINIFHLFIISAKYKLYTNDIYRIIYNNLPKKKHFYSKNYITNQTDQVIIKEIIRENIIKFIHKEIPYLVKIKVIFSKILLNKINILFLVKKINHKKIIIGKNSHNIKLIKNRSEKNIEKFFKKKIKLNIWIKIK